Sequence from the Verrucomicrobiota bacterium genome:
TGCCGTCCGGCGGCACCTCCGGCAGCGGCCCGTTTCACAGTCAGAGCATGGAAGCGATTTATGCGCACTACCCCGGGCTGATTGTGATGACGCCGGCCACGGTGGAAGACGCCTACAGCATGTTGTTGGAAGCGGTGGCGATTGACGACCCCGTCATCTTTTGCGAACACAAATACCTTTATTACCATTTGAAAGCCGACCAGCTCCCCACGGAAGCGATGCCCACGGGCAAAGCGCGGATCGCACGCTCGGGAAGAGATATGACCATCGTGGCTTACAGCGCCATGGTGCATGAAGCGTTGGCGGTGGCGGATGAACTCGCTGCGGAAGGAACGGAGATTGAAGTGGTTGATCTGCGATCGGTCAAACCGCTGGACACCGATACCGTCATGGCCTCCGTGGCGCGCACGGGACGCTTGCTTTGCGTGGGTGAGGCGTTTCCCTGGGGTGGGGTCACTGCGGAAGTGATTGCGCGAGTAGCCAGCGAAGGTTTTGACCTGCTGGACGCGCCGCCGCAACGGCTCAACGCCAAGGACACACCCGTTCCTTACCATCCGAACTTATGGACGGTGCATCGGCCCACCGCCCGCAGTATTGCCGTGGCCGCGCGCAAACTCTTAAGACAATGAAAAATTCAAAATTCAAAATTCAAAATGGGGCGCTGGGCGGCGTGCCGAGGCTGTTCGGGCATTTTTCATTTTTCATTTTTCATTTTTAATTCTGCCATGCCTCAGATTCCCATCATCATGCCGCAACTCGGCGAATCGATCGCCGAGGCGACGGTCGTCAATCTCTTGGTGAAAGTTGGCGACACGGTCCAGGCGGACCAAAGCGTCATGGAAGTTGAAACCAACAAGGCCACAATGAATGTTTCGTCGCCTTGTTCCGGTCGCGTCCAGAAGTTGCTCGTGAAACTCAACGAGAGTTATGCGGTCGATTCCGTGCTTGGCTATCTCGAAGCCAGTCCGGAAGAGGCGGCTCGTCTGGGCCTCGAAGATTTGACGCCAGCGAAAGAACCCGGAAACGGTGAACCGGCGTCGAGCAACGACGGTAAAAC
This genomic interval carries:
- a CDS encoding alpha-ketoacid dehydrogenase subunit beta — its product is MSITYLEAIRLAQQRALADDPRVFIYGQDVGAFGGAFKATKNLAQEFPGRVIDAPISEDAIVGAAIGAAIEGMRPIIEMQFADFSTVGFNQIINHAAAFHWRTQVPCPITIRLPSGGTSGSGPFHSQSMEAIYAHYPGLIVMTPATVEDAYSMLLEAVAIDDPVIFCEHKYLYYHLKADQLPTEAMPTGKARIARSGRDMTIVAYSAMVHEALAVADELAAEGTEIEVVDLRSVKPLDTDTVMASVARTGRLLCVGEAFPWGGVTAEVIARVASEGFDLLDAPPQRLNAKDTPVPYHPNLWTVHRPTARSIAVAARKLLRQ